The following proteins come from a genomic window of Maribacter algicola:
- a CDS encoding ribonuclease Z: MIFDKDGTTTIIDQEKKSLSIFLKNLEEKYTEVKNDNLIINLFTFDKLTSGDVLEFLEMSNKHRKSGKSFVIVTDKVSYDEVPDEIIVAPTLQEAKDIIEMEEIERDLEL; the protein is encoded by the coding sequence ATGATTTTTGATAAGGACGGAACTACGACCATAATAGACCAGGAAAAAAAATCACTTTCCATCTTCTTAAAAAATTTGGAAGAGAAGTACACGGAAGTCAAGAATGACAACTTAATAATCAACCTGTTCACTTTTGATAAATTGACATCGGGGGATGTATTGGAGTTTTTGGAAATGTCCAATAAGCACCGAAAATCAGGAAAATCCTTCGTAATCGTTACGGATAAGGTTTCTTATGATGAGGTCCCCGATGAAATAATTGTCGCCCCTACCTTGCAAGAGGCGAAGGATATTATTGAAATGGAGGAAATTGAAAGGGA